A region of the Campylobacter cuniculorum DSM 23162 = LMG 24588 genome:
AGCACATTTTATTGTTGGAGAGCTTGTTGCAGAAGCTGAAAAACAAGGTGTTGATATAAGTGAGCTTAAGGATTTATCAAAAATCAATCCTATTTTTGATGAAAAAGCCTCACATATTTTGGATTTTGAATTTTCTTTAAATTCTAAAAAAAGTCAAGGTTCGAGTTCGGTTCAAAGTGTGGAAAAGCAAATTGAAATTTTAGAGGATTTTTTAAAGAGCTAAATTTTTAAAAACCTCTCTTTTTGAAAAATTAATTTAAATCTTTTAAATTTTTTAGTGCTTGTGCTGATTATTTTTTAAATTCATTATGAATTCTTTTAAATCGTATTATTTGAAGGAGGCTAAAAAGAGTCCTTGTATGTTTCATTTGTAAAATTTATTAAACCTTGAGCAAAGACAAAGAAGAAAGTTTTATTTTTAATCATAAAAATTTATATTATAAATCTAAATTTTTATTTCATCTAATCTAAAATTTTTTATTGTGTCAATCTACTTTTGCAAAGTTAAGACTATGGTTTTAATTTTTAAAGTGTAAGCCTTGTTAATTCAATTTTTATATCCACCATTAAAAAAATAAAAACATCTAAAACTAAAAATATTGTTCTAAGCATTTTTAATTTTAAAAAAACTAAAATTATAAAGCTTTTATTTTAAATTTTTAAAATAAAAGCTCAATCGCTAAAAATACTCATTTTTTAAAATAAAGTTTGAGGATTTGCTCCCATTTCAATATCTCTTGGCAATTGTGAGCCTCCTAACATATGAAAATGCAGATGAAAAACCTCTTGTCCGCTATTTTTACCGCAATTTGTAATCAAGCGGTATCCACTTTTATCAAGCCCCAAAAGTATAGCAAGTTCTTGGATAAAAGAAGTCATTTTTGCCATCAATTGAGGATCAAATTCTTGAAAATCTTTGAAATGTTTTTTTGGAATGATTAAAATATGAATCGGAGCTCTTGGGTGAATGTCATGAAAGGCTAGAAAATCGTTATTTTCTAAGACTTTATTGCAAGGAGCTTTGCCTTCAGCAATGAGTTCAAAAATAGTTTTTTCTTCCATAATTTTTCCTTTTTATATTAAATTTATATGCAATTATACCTTAAAAGTATAATTTTTTATGCTTAATTTAAATTAGTTTTCAATAAAATAAGACTTTAAATTATTAAATTAAGGTTAAAAATTGCAAGATTTTATTAAACAAATTGAAGAATGTAAGAATTTAAACGAATTAGAAAGCCTTAGGATTTTGGTGCTTGGAAAAAAGGGAAAGCTCACAGAGCAATTTGCGAAGCTTAGGAATTTAGATGCGGAGTCAAAAAAAGAATTGGCAAGTACTCTTAATGCTCAAAAAGAGGAATTCAATCAAGCTTATGCTAAAAAATTTAAGATTTTAGAGCAAGAAAGCTTAAATGAAAAGATGAAAGAGAATATTTTTAATTTTACTTATTTTGATAAAAATGCCCAAAATGGAGCCTTGCATCCTGTTATGAGTACTATGGATAAAATTATAGAATATTTTGTTTCTTTAAATTTTAGTGTTGAAAAAGGTCCTTTGATAGAGGACGATTTTCATAATTTTGAGGCTTTAAATTTACCAAAATCTCACCCTGCAAGAGATATGCAAGATACTTTTTATTTTAAAGATAAGAGACTTTTAAGAACTCATACTTCACCTGTGCAAATTCGCACAATGCTTAAGCAAAAACCTCCGATTCGTATGATTACTCCGGGAGCTGTTTTTAGAAGAGATTTTGACCTAACGCATACTCCGATGTTTCATCAAGTTGAAGGACTTGTTGTTGAAAATGGACAAAAAGTAAGTTTCGCAAATTTAAAAAGCATTTTGGAGGATTTTTTACATCATATGTTTGGTGATGTTAAAATTCGTTTCCGCCCGAGTTTCTTCCCTTTTACAGAGCCTTCTGCGGAAGTAGATATTTCTTGTGTATTTTGCAAAGGTTGTGGTTGTAGGGTATGTAAAAATACAACTTGGCTCGAAGTTTTAGGCTGTGGAGTGGTTGATCCTAATGTGTATGGTTTTGTTGGCTATAAAAATGTCAGTGGTTATGCTTTTGGTTTAGGTGTGGAGAGATTTGCTATGCTTCTTCATCAGATACCGGATTTGCGTTCTTTATTTGAAGGAGACTTAAGATTGTTGGAGCAATTTAGATGATTATTACAAAGAGTTGGCTCAATGAGTGGATAGATATTGAAGAGCGAAGTTTAGAGGATTTGGTTAAAACCTTAAATTCCATAGGGATTGAGGTTGATGAGGCGTATCATTTAAAGGCACCGGATAAAGTTGTCGTAGGCTATGTTAAAGAAAAAATCAAACATGAAAATTCAGACAAACTTAGTATTTGCAAGGTTGATGTGGGAGATGAAATTTTACAAATCATCTGTGGAGCGGCTAATGTCGCAGTAGGGCAGTTTGTTCCGGTCGCTTTAAAAGGTGCATTGATGCCAAATGGTATGCAAATTAAAGCTACAAAGCTTCGTGGAGTGAATTCTTATGGTATGATTTGCTCTTCAAGTGAGCTTGGTTTTGCTAAGATTAATGAAGGAATTTTAATTCTCGATGAAAGTATAGGAAAACTCGAGCTTGGAAAGGCTTTAAATACTTATCCTCTTTTTAATGATGTATTCATTGAGGTCGAACTCACTCCAAATCGCGGGGATTGTTTGAGCATTTATGGTATAGCAAGGGATTTATCAGCAGCTTGGGATTTGGATTTTAGGAAAAGTCCTATTTTTAAAGATGATGAAAATGTTTTAGCCATAGGCAGAATTTTAAAATTAATCGTCGATAAAAAACTCAATAGCTTTCATATATATAAAGTTATAGAGCTTAAAGAGAGTATTAAGACGGATTTGTTGATTCATTTGCGTCTTGCTCAAATTGATTTTTTGGGTTCTCATGCGATTGAAAATTTATTAAATTACACAATGCATTCTACGGGTGTGCTTTTTAATGCTTATGATTTGGAGTATTTTAATAAAGAAAAAACAGGAATACTTTTAAAATTAAATCAAGAAAATCATGGTGAAACCAAGATAATGTGTGAAGATAAAATTTTAAGCATTAGCGGTATTTATCAAGAAAAACAATTTAAATGCAAAGAAGAGAGTAAAATCATCATACTAGAAGCTCATTATACACAACCTTTAGTCATTGCAGAGGCTAAAATTCATTATAAAAAACAAGATGAAAAACTCCTTTATAGAAGTTTTAGAGGAAGTGAGCCAGAACTCAATACAGGTATGAATTTCTTGCTGAATTTACTCCAAAAAAATCCTAATGTTTTAATTTACAGCTCTTCGCAACAAATTTTAGAAAATAAAGAAAATTCAGTTATTGATATTCATATAGAAAATATTAGTGAGATTATAGGACAAGAGATACATAAAGATATAGTGCTAAAGATTCTAAAAAAACTCGAATTTGAATTAACATTTTTTGGCGACGATCGCATCAGTGCTAAAATTCCCTTGCATCGTCCGGATATTGAAAATTTAGCTGATATTTGCGAAGAGATTGTTAGAATGATAGGCATTGATAGTATTGCTTCTAAAGGTTTAGAATTCGTAGAAAAAAATCGCAATAACCAAACCTATAAAGAATACAAAAAGCTTTTAAATTTAAGAAATAAAGCCGTGGATAATGGGTATTTTGAGAGTTTGCATTATGTTTTAGACAATGAAGAGGAACTTAAAGAATTTGATTTTGAACTTGTGAAGTTAAAACTTATAAATCCCATAACCGCCGAGCTTAATACCTTAAGAACCACGCTTTTAAATCATCTTTTAAATGCAGTAAGTTTTAATGTCAAAAATTCTAAGAAAATCATCAAACTCTTTGAAAGTGGAGCTGTGTTTAATGTTACAAATGAGGAATTTTCTCACATGGCTTTGGTGCATTCCGGTTTTAAAGAAGAGGCTCAAATTTCAAACAAAGCCAAACCTGCATTAGTGGATTTTTACAGCTTTTTATCGGATATTAAAAATATTTTAGGAGCTTTTGAGCTTAAAAATTCACATTATAATTTTTTAAGTCCTTATGAGCAAGCTGATTTATATGTCAATGGTATTAAAATAGGCTTTTTAGGAAGACTTCATCTTAAACTTGAGAGAAAAAAAGACTTGCCTAAGACTTATGTTTGTGAATTTGATGTCAATTTATTTAAACAAGATCCAAAAATCGCTCAAATTTACTCTAAATTTCCAAGTGTAAGCAGGGATTTAAGCATACTCATTCCTAAAGATTTTTCTTTTAATGCAATTAAAAATTGTATCAAAGAGCTTAAATTAGAGAATTTAGACAATTTTAGAGTCATTGATCTTTATGATGATGAAAGTTTAAACGGACAATTGAGTTTGACAATGAATTTTGTCTTTAAAAGTCTTGATAAAACCTTAGAAGAAGCAGAAA
Encoded here:
- a CDS encoding histidine triad nucleotide-binding protein, with amino-acid sequence MEEKTIFELIAEGKAPCNKVLENNDFLAFHDIHPRAPIHILIIPKKHFKDFQEFDPQLMAKMTSFIQELAILLGLDKSGYRLITNCGKNSGQEVFHLHFHMLGGSQLPRDIEMGANPQTLF
- the pheS gene encoding phenylalanine--tRNA ligase subunit alpha — encoded protein: MQDFIKQIEECKNLNELESLRILVLGKKGKLTEQFAKLRNLDAESKKELASTLNAQKEEFNQAYAKKFKILEQESLNEKMKENIFNFTYFDKNAQNGALHPVMSTMDKIIEYFVSLNFSVEKGPLIEDDFHNFEALNLPKSHPARDMQDTFYFKDKRLLRTHTSPVQIRTMLKQKPPIRMITPGAVFRRDFDLTHTPMFHQVEGLVVENGQKVSFANLKSILEDFLHHMFGDVKIRFRPSFFPFTEPSAEVDISCVFCKGCGCRVCKNTTWLEVLGCGVVDPNVYGFVGYKNVSGYAFGLGVERFAMLLHQIPDLRSLFEGDLRLLEQFR
- the pheT gene encoding phenylalanine--tRNA ligase subunit beta, which produces MIITKSWLNEWIDIEERSLEDLVKTLNSIGIEVDEAYHLKAPDKVVVGYVKEKIKHENSDKLSICKVDVGDEILQIICGAANVAVGQFVPVALKGALMPNGMQIKATKLRGVNSYGMICSSSELGFAKINEGILILDESIGKLELGKALNTYPLFNDVFIEVELTPNRGDCLSIYGIARDLSAAWDLDFRKSPIFKDDENVLAIGRILKLIVDKKLNSFHIYKVIELKESIKTDLLIHLRLAQIDFLGSHAIENLLNYTMHSTGVLFNAYDLEYFNKEKTGILLKLNQENHGETKIMCEDKILSISGIYQEKQFKCKEESKIIILEAHYTQPLVIAEAKIHYKKQDEKLLYRSFRGSEPELNTGMNFLLNLLQKNPNVLIYSSSQQILENKENSVIDIHIENISEIIGQEIHKDIVLKILKKLEFELTFFGDDRISAKIPLHRPDIENLADICEEIVRMIGIDSIASKGLEFVEKNRNNQTYKEYKKLLNLRNKAVDNGYFESLHYVLDNEEELKEFDFELVKLKLINPITAELNTLRTTLLNHLLNAVSFNVKNSKKIIKLFESGAVFNVTNEEFSHMALVHSGFKEEAQISNKAKPALVDFYSFLSDIKNILGAFELKNSHYNFLSPYEQADLYVNGIKIGFLGRLHLKLERKKDLPKTYVCEFDVNLFKQDPKIAQIYSKFPSVSRDLSILIPKDFSFNAIKNCIKELKLENLDNFRVIDLYDDESLNGQLSLTMNFVFKSLDKTLEEAEITAYMDKILRSLENLGLSLR